CCGACCCGCAACCGGCTGCGGAGCCGAGCGCCGACGATCGCATCCGGGCGCGGCGCGACCCGCTGCTCGAGTCGCTCACGGCCGACCTTTTGCGCACGGCGAAGCGCCTGCTCCAAGACGAGCAGAACGTGCTGCTCGATGCCGCGCGCCGCGCGCGTTCGCGTGTCGACCCGGAGCGCTTGCTGCCCGATCCCGAGCACCACCGAGAGGCGTGGGCCGCGGTGCTCACGCCGGCGCTCGACGCGGCGTACGGAGGCGGTCGAATGGTCTCCGGCAAGAGCCGTAAGGCGTCGGACGCGCCTGAGCGCGTCGTGAACGAGTTGGCCGCAGGCCTGATCGCGCCGCTGCGCGAGCGTTTGGTGACAACACTGGGAAGCGTCGTCGCGCGAGGGCCGTACGAGTCGTCGGCCGAGCTGCACCGGGAGCTCGTGTCTGCGGTCGGTGCGCGCTACCGAGAGTGGCGGTCGGCCGATCTCGAGATCCGGCTCGGTGACGCGCTCGCGGCCGCGTACACGAGAGGTGCCTACGACGGCGCGCCGTCGGGGGCGCAGCTGCGCTGGATCCCGGTCTCCGGCCAGCGGTGCCCCGACTGCGAAGACAACTCCCTCGAGCCGACCGTCAAGGGCCAACATTTCCCGACGGGACAGCCCCATCCACCCGCACACCCCGGTTGCCGATGCCTCGTCCTGCCGGTCGAGGCTGACCGCGGCGACGACTCGGCGAGCACTTAGGCTCTCCCCGGAATGCGGGTCCCCACGCAAGAGCGTCGGCCGTTCAAGCTGCGCGGATGGATGATCGCGATCGTCGTCATCCTGCTCGTGCTGCTCTTCTCGTTGCGCGGGCTCGCGGTGTTCTACACCGACTACCTCTGGTTCGACTCGTTGGGTCAGTCCGGCACCTGGAGTGGCTTGCTGGGCGCGAAGATCATCCCGTCGATCGTCTTCACGGTCGTGTTCCTGCTCATCCTCCTGGCGAACCTGCTCATCGCCGACCGCCTCGCACCGAAGGTTCGAGGTCTCGGCCCGGCGACACCGGAGGACGAGATCGTCGTCCGATATCAGCAGTCGACCGCGCGCTACCAGGGTCGCATCCGGGTGGGGATCGCCCTGTTCTTCGCGCTGATCGCCGGCATCGGCGTTGCCGCTCAATGGCGCGAGTGGGTCCTGTTCACGAACCGGGTGGACTTCCACATCGAGGATCCTCAGTTCCACCGCGATGTCGGCTTCTACGTGTTCCAGCTGCCCTTCATCAAGTTCATGATCGACTGGCTGTTCGCGGGCCTGGTGATCGTGCTGCTGGTGACCGCGGTGGCGCACTACCTCAACGGCGGGATCCGGTTCCAGAGCCCGCTCCAGCGGGTCACGCCTCAGGTCAAGGCGCACATCTCGGTGATCCTCGCCGTCATGGCGCTCGTCAAGACAGCTGACTACTTCTTCTCGCGCTACGAGCTGAACTTCTCCGATCGCGGCACGGTCGACGGGGCGACGTACACCGACATCAACGCCCAGCTCCCGGCGCTCGAGTTCTTGACGATCGTGTCGGTCATCGCGGCACTGCTGTTCCTCTGGAACATCTGGCGTCGCGGCTGGGTGCTCCCGGTGATCGCCGTTGGGTTGTGGGCGTTCGTTTCACTCATCGTGGGGACGATCTATCCAGCCGCCATCCAGAACTTCAAGGTCAAGCCCGACGAGTTCGCCACGGAACGGAAGTTCATCAAGCGCAACATCGAAGCGACGCGCAACGCGTTCGGCCTTGCAAACGTCACCCCGGCGCAGTTCGACTTCACCGACCTCCAGCAAGAACAGGTCGCCACGAACCTCTCGACGATCGACAACGCTCGCATCTGGGACCCCGAGACGATTCTCTCTCCGTTCGAGGCGCTCCAGGGATTCCAGAGCTACTACCGGATCAACGACGTCGATGTGGATCGCTACCTGGTCGACGGGCAGGTCTCCCAGGTCATGATCGCGTCACGCGACCTGAACAGTGGCGACCTGCCGAACCAGTCATGGGTGAACGAGCACTTGATCTTCACGCACGGCTACGGCGCGGTGGCGTCACCGAGCACACAGACGGATTCGGGGAATCCCACCTTCTACGTGAGCGACGTTCCCACGAAGAACGAGGGGATCGAACTTCGGGGAAAGGGTGCCGAGGTGTACTTCGCCGAGAAGCTCGACGAGTACGTGATCGTGAACGGCGATCAGTCGGAGTTCAACTACGCGCGCCAGGGCCAACGCGGTGACGCGCAGAATCGGTACAACGGGAAGGACGGCGTGGAGCTCTCGAACGTCATCCGTCGAGCTGCGTTCGCGCTGCGCTTCGGCGACCCGAACCCACTCATCTCCGGACAGGTCAACAGCGAATCCAAGGTGCTCATGGTCCGCGACGTGCGTGACCGCGCTCAGAAGCTGGCTCCTTTCCTCAAGTTCGACGACGACCCGTACCCCGTGGTCGTCGACAACAAGCTCCTGTGGATCCTCGACGGCTACACCACGTCGGACATGTACCCCTACTCGCAGCTCACACCGGGTGAAGGTGGGCTCGATGGGGAGTTCAACTACGCGCGCAACTCGGTCAAGGCCACGGTCGACGCCTACAACGGTGACGTCACGTTCTACGTGATCGACCGCAAGGATCCCCTCATCCGTGCGTACGGACAGGCGTTCCCTGATCTCTTCACGCCCCAGGCTCAGATGCCCGACGCGGTGCGCGACCACCTTCGCTATCCCGAGGATCTCTTCACCGTGCAGACCGATGTCTTCGGGAAGTACCACGTCACCGATGCGCGCCGCTTCTATCGACAGAGCGAGCGGTGGCTGCGATCGCCCGACCCGATCGTGACCTCACAGCTCACCGGCAATGGCAGTGGGCGTCGGAACGCGAACCGTTCGCCTGAGATCAACGCGACGACGGAGCGTCAGGCTCCCTACTACCTGTACATCCGCCTGCCCGAGGACGACGAAGAGAGCTTCCTCCTCATGCAGCCCTTCGTCCCGGTCTCGGAGGGTCAGCAGACGCGGCTGAGCTCCTTCATGACCGCGAAGTCCGATCCGCAGAACTACGGCGAGCTCGAGCTGTTCGTCATGCCGCCGAGCAAGACCGTGCAAGGTCCCGCGCAGGTCGCGAACGCAATCGACAGCGACCAGAACCTCTCGCCGAAGTTCAGCCTCCTGAACCAGGAGGGCTCCACGCTCGTCAAAGGGAACCTCCAGCTCATCCCGGTCGGCGATTCGATCGTCTACATCCAGCCGATCTACGTGCAGCGCAAGTCGCTCGGGTACCCGCAGTTCCAGTTCGTCGTGGCGTTCACCGAGAACCGGGCGCCCACCTTCGGTGCCAATGTGGCCGAAGCCGTGAACAACCTGTTCGGCATCACCACGTCGGATCCAACGGAGCCAGGAGAGCCGACCACGGACAACCGCGATGCCGAGCAGCTGCTCGCGGACGCGGCCGAGAGGTTCGCAGCGGCCGAGGCGGCCCTGAAGGAAGGCGACCTGGAGGCCTACGCGCAGCTGGAGGCTGAGGGCCGCGACCTGGTCGCCCAGGCCCTGCGCCTCCTCCAGCAGGGCGACAGCGGGTCCGGGCCCACGACGGCACCGACCGCCGAACAGGCCAGCGCACGCTGAGCCGGCCCTCGCCCGCCGCCGTTCCCCTGAAAGGACGGATTGCCGGGATTGTTGGGCGGGTAGGGGATTGTTACTATCTGCGTAGTGGAAATACCTCGGGGGTGACCCCCACCGCCCGGGCTTCTGCTGGGAGCGCCTCATGGCGATCAAAGACGTCGATCTCGGCAAGTACAAGCTCGGTTGGGCCGACTCCACGGCCGACTACGCCTATGTGCCGAAGAAGGGCCTGAACGAAGACATCGTGCGCGACATCTCGGGCATGAAGGAAGAGCCCGAGTGGATGTTGAAGTTCCGGCTCAACGCGCTGAAGCGCTTCGAGCGCAAGCCGATGCTCGAGTGGTTCGCCAAGAACATGCCCGACATCGACTTCGACGACATCTACTACTACTTGAAGCCGACCTCGGGTGAGCAGGTCGACGACTGGGACATGCTCCCGCCCGAGATCAAGGACACCTACGAGAAGCTCGGCATTCCCGAAGCCGAGCGCAAGTTCCTCGCGGGCGCGACCGCGCAGTACGAATCCGAGACGGTCTTCCACCGCAACCGCGAAGACCTCGAGCGACGCGGGATCATCTTCACCGACATGGACACCGCGGTGCGTGAGCACCCCGAGATCGTGCAGCAGTACCTCGGCACGATCATCCCGCCGGGCGACAACAAGTTCGCCGCGCTCAACTCGTCGGTGTGGTCGGGTGGATCGTTCATCTACGTCCCCCCCGGTGTGCACGTCGACATGCCGCTCCAGGCGTACTTCCGCATCAACGCGGAGAACGCCGGGCAGTTCGAGCGCACGTTGATCATCGCCGACGAAGGCTCGTCGGTTCACTACGTGGAGGGCTGCTCCGCGCCCGTGTACTCCACTGATTCGTTGCACTCCGCCGTGGTCGAGCTCATCGCCAAGCCCAGCGCGCGCATTCGCTACACGACGATCCAGAACTGGTCGCCGAACGTTTACAACCTGGTCACGAAGCGGGCGAAGGCGGAGACGGAAGCCACCGTCGAGTGGATCGACGGAAACATCGGTAGCAAGCTCACAATGAAGTACCCCGCCGTCGTGATGACCGGCCCCAAGGCGCACGGCGAGGTGCTGTCGGTCGCGTACGCCGGTGAGGGCATGCACCAGGACGCCGGGGCCAAGATGACGCACGTCGCGCCCGAGACCACGTCGATCATCGATTCGAAGTCGATCTCGAAGGATGGTGGCCGCACCACGTATCGCGGTCTCGTGAAGGTCGAAGAGGGCGCCCACCACGTGAAGAGCCACGTGCGTTGCGACGCGCTGATCCTCGACGAGCAGAGCCGCTCCGACACCTACCCCTACATGGAGGTGGAGGAGAAGGACGCGCGCATCGGGCACGAGGCCACCGTGTCGAAGGTCGGTGACGACCAGATCTTCTACCTCATGTCCCGCGGGCTCACCCAGCAGCAAGCGACGGCGATGATCGTCAACGGCTTCATCGAGCCGATCGTCAAGACGCTGCCGATGGAGTACGCGGTCGAGCTCAGCCGGCTCATCGAGCTCAACATGGAGGGCGCGGTCGGGTAATGCCCGGCACGCACTTCACACCCAACGCCGCGCGGGCGCTGGGCGGTCCCGACTGGCTCGTCCAGCGTCGGCTCGCGGCCGCAGAGCAGCTCGGCTCGATCACCTGGCCGACGCCGGCCGAGGAGATCTGGCGCTACAGCCGCATCGACGAGCTCGACCTGGACAAGTACCGCCCGCTCGGCGACGACACCCTGGGGAAGGCCGGCACTGAACGCGCGCCCGGAGGGGGTCCGATCGCGGCCGAGGCCGGAGAGCGCGCTGCATTGGTGGTCGTTCGGGATGGGCGCGTCGTCCACCACGAGCTCGATGACGCGCTCGAGGCCAAGGGAGTAACGATCTGCGACCTCGCCACGTGCGCTGCCGACGACCTGCGCGACACGCTCGGCGCGTGCTCCGATGCCTCCCCCGACGCGTTCACGGTGCTGCACGACGCCTTCCTCGCCGGCGGCGCGTTGCTCAAGATCCCGGCCGGAGTGGTGGTCGATCGTCCGATCGTGGTGCTGCACTGGTCCGAGGGCGACGGGTGCGCGTCGTTCCCGCACACGCTCGTCGTGCTCGAAGAGGGCGCGGAGGCGACCGTCGTCGAGCGTTTCGGATCGCCGAACCACGACCATTTCGTGGACGCGGTCGTCGAGCTGCTCGTCGGTGATCGAGCGCATCTCCGCTATCTCTCGCTCCAGGAGCACGGGCCGCGCACGTGGCAGGTGGCACTCCAGCGCGCGCACCTCGGTCGTGAAGCGACGCTCCGGTCATCTGCGGTCGCGTTAGGCGGCGACTACGCACGGCTGCGCAGCGAGTCACTGCTCGCGGGCGACTCGGCCGAGAGCGACCTAGTCGCCGTGTACTTCGGCGACGGGCACCAGATGCTCGACTTCCGTACGTTGCAAGATCACGACGCCCCGCACACGCGCAGCGACCTGCTCTTCAAGGGTGCGGTCGAGGACCAGGCACGCTCGGTGTACTCAGGCTTGGTGCACCTACGACCTTCGGCCACGAAGGCGAACGCCAGCCAGACCAACCGCAACCTCGTGCTCACTGAAGGTGCCGGTGCGGAATCGATCCCCAACCTCGAGATCGAGGCGAACGACGTGCGCTGCTCGCACGCCAGCGCGGTCGGCCCGATCGACGATGACCAGCTCTATTACCTCGAGAGCCGGGGCATACCGCCCGCCGAGGCCGAGCGGCTCATCGTGCTCGGCTTCTTCGACGACGTGTTCCACCGGCTTCCCGTGGCGTCGTTGGTCGGTCCCCTGCGGCGCACCGTGATCGAGAAGATCGAGCACCGGGGCGCGGCATGAGCGAGATCGCGGTCCTGAAGGTCGATGACGTGAAGTCCGGCTCCGCCCGTCGCGTCGACGTCGACGGCCACCGCATCGCGATCGTGCGGATCGGCGACGACTGGTATGCGCTCGGCGACGAGTGCTCGCACGCCGACTACTCGCTCTCGGAGGGCGACGTGTGGGAGGACGAGCGCGAGATCGAGTGCCCCAAGCACGGCTCGACGTTCGCGCTCGACACCGGCGACCCCCAGACGCTCCCCGCCACGCAGCCGGTCCCCGTCTACACGGTCCGCATCGACGGCGACGACGTCCTGGTGACCCTGCCGTGAGGGCACACTCTTGCGTCGCTGTCCCGGAACTATTCCGGAGCAACGACGCAAAACCGCGGGGTTGGTGGACGTGAGCACGCTGACGATCCGGGATCTGCGCGCGGCGGTGGACGGGTTCGAGATCCTGCGCGGGGTGGACCTGGAGATCCGCTCGGGTGAGGTGCACGCGCTCATGGGGCCGAACGGCTCGGGCAAGTCGACCCTCGCCCACGTGCTCATGGGCCGCGGCGACTACGAAGTCACGGCGGGCTCGGTCACGGTCGACGACGTCGAGCTGCTCGGGTTGCCCACCTGGCAGCGCGCGGCGCACGGCGTCTTCCTCGCCATGCAGTACCCGGTCGAAGTGCCGGGGGTGACCGTCGGCGACCTCGTCACGGCCGCGTTCGCCGCGCGGGGCGGTCCCGCTCCGCCCGATCTGCCGACGCGGCTCCAAGAGGAGGCCACCCGTCTCGAGATCACCGACGAGTTCCTCACGCGCGGCGTGAACACCGAGTTCTCGGGCGGCGAGCAGAAGCGAATGGAGACGCTCCAGCTCGCCGTGCTCAAGCCCACGTTCGCCATCCTGGACGAGGTGGACTCCGGCCTCGACGTGGATGCGCTGCGCGATGTGGCGCGTCGGATCGAGACGATGACGAAAGACGACGACCTCGGTGTGCTCGCGATCACGCACTACGCGCAGTTGCTCACCGAGCTGCGCCCGGATCACGTGCACATCCTCATGGGCGGGCGCGTCGTGCGCAGCGGCGGTCCCGAGCTCGCGCAACAGCTCGAAGGCACGGGATACGAGGGGATCGCCGCCGAGCTCGGGATCGACGAGCTCGCCGTGTCCAAGCCCGAGGAGTCCGACCCCTTCGGCGAGCCAGGGTTCTAGCCAGCTCCGCACTGACTCCGGCACGTCGGCGAGGGCTTCGGTCGGGAGGATGAACGCCGCGGTATGCGCGGTTCAGCGTGCCGAGAATCGCCTCAGGCGTAGAGGTTCACGCTCTCGTCGAGGCCGATCGTCGCTGGTGCCGCCCGCCCGGTCGCGGCGAGCGCGAATGCCAACGCGTCTCCCCGGACACGCGTGCCGCCACCGCCGTTCACGACGTACTCGGGCAGGCCGTCGAGCGCGATTGTGGCGGGACCCCACTTGCGCTTGGTGAGCTCGGTTGCGATGTGCGACGCGCTGGCGCGCAGCCCGTCGCCGTGCTCCGACGGACGACCGATCGCGGCGCGGATGTCGTCGGCGTGCATGTAGAGGTCGAACCACAACGCTTCGACGCCGTCGCCGAGTGTGCCGTCGTAGCCGCCGGGGGCCGGTGACTCCCACGCGGCGTCGTCGAAGATCGTGAGCATGTCGCCTGCCTGCTTGCGCACGGCCGCGGCTTCGTCAGCGAGCTCCGAGGGGCTTCGGCCCGCGCGCTCGTCGACTTCGCGCTGGGTGACCTCGGGTGTTCCGAGCCCGTCGAGCTGACCGTTCACCACGTCGGCGATCCCACCCACGGCGTGCGAGGCAACACCGGCAACGTTCCACCCCTCGCAGCGGCTGGGCTTGGTCCAGTCGTCAGCGTCGAGCGAGCGGAGCAGGGCTTCCATGTTGTCGAGCTCAGTCAGCAGGCCGGCCGACACGTCTTCACGCGGCAAGGGCATGCGCCTGATCCTGCTCGTCGCGACCACCCGCCGTCAACGGTGACCCTCGTCACACGCGCGCCCCGACGCTGACTCGAATGGTCTCGACCTTGGCGCCTCTCTCCGAGCGCGACGCGTCGGGTTCCCCGAGCGTGGGCGACGTGCAGCAGAACAGGGTGTGCCCGCCGTCCCCACCGATCGCACACGCGATGGCGTGGCGGCCCGGCACGGCGACGACGTCCGTGACCTTGCCGCCTTCGCGCACCCGCACGAAGCGGTCGCTCGCGGGTCCCGAGATCCACACAGCATCCTCGTCGTCGATGCAGATGCCATCCGGGTAGTCCATCTCCGGGAGCTCGGCCCAGACGCGTTCGTTCGAGAGCATTCCGTCTTCGGCCAGGTCGAAGCCGAGTAAGCGCCGACCCGCGCTCTCGGCCACCACGAGCGTGCCCCCGTCGGCGGTGATCACCATGCCGTTGGCCATGCGGAGCGCGTCGGTGGCCTGGCTCACGGTCCCGTCGGGATCGACGCGCAGGACCGGCGCGCGGCGCAGCTTCGCTCCCGCATGATGGTCGTAGCCGAACTGACTCACGAACGCGTGCCCGAAGCGATCCACGACCATGTCGTTGATCTCATGTGGGGCGAACGCGGTGCAGTCGGCGTGCTCGACCAACGAGCCGTTCTCGAGCCGCAGCACACGCCGCTCGTCCATCGCCACGATCAACAACGGACCATCGGGGAGCCAGCCGAGACCCGAAGGTGGTCCGTCGAGCGCGGCCACGACCTCGACGGAACCATCCGTCGAGACGCTCAGCACCTCGAAGCCGTGCATGTCACTCACCCAGAGTGCGCCGTCGTGCCACCGCGGCCCTTCGAGGAACGCCCGCCCATCGAGAAGGGTGTCGAGCTCGGCCATTGCTCGCCTAGATCGGTGTGGAGGAGATGATCTGCTCACCGTCGCTGCCACCGTCGACATAGACGGCATCGCCCTCGTGCACGAGCGTGTGGAAGTACTCGGAGATGTGCATCGGGATGCGCGAACATCCATGCGACGCGGGCTCGACCGGCACGTCCTCGTAGCCGTGGATCGCGCGACCCTTGAAGAAGTAGTAGGGGTTGTACAGCGACCCGAGGTCGCCGTTCTGCCAGCCGTCGTAGAAGAAGTAGTAGGCGTACCGACCGTTCGGGGTGGTCGCGACCTCGCAGATCCGCTGGGTCGGCGCACGCTTGGGCGTGATGTAGCAGAACTCCTCACCGCTGGCGGTCGACGTCGTCGTGATGAGCCGCACCTGGTAGTTCTCGTACAGGGTGATCACCTGCTTGGTGATGTCGATCTCGGTACGGTTGGGTTCGGCGGTGGAGTGCAGCGGCGCCGGGTATTGGAATGTCTCGAGGAACGTGCCCTCCGCAGGGTTGAGTCGGCCGACGCGCGGGAGCCCGGCAAGCTTTTCCACCGCTTGCAGCGCGTACACGGTGGCCTGGTCGACGCGGCCGTCCACGGCGCCGGGGTCGAAGTGCAGTTGGAGCATGCGCTGCTCGTAGGCCTGGATCCGCGCGTCGCTGCCGCCGATGCCCCAGCCGGTGAACGGCACGGTGGGCAGGTCGACGGCCGCCTCCTGCCTGAGCACGGTCGGGTTGGTCGTGGTCGTGGTGGGCGGCACCGTGGTGGTTGTCGGCGCGAGCGTGGTCGGCGTCCTCTCGGTCGAGGCAGCGTGATCGTCGTCATCGCGCAACGCCGCGCCCGCCACCACGACGCCGGCCATCGCGGCGAACGCCACGACAAGGCTGAGGACGACGCGCAGGGGGAACAGCTTCTGGATCACGGACTGCTCATGGTACCGGTGGCGTTCTCCGCGTAGGTTGCGTCCCGGTGCGCTTCTTCTCGTTCCACCTCATGCCGTACATCGGGTTGGACCCCGCCTACGACGGGCCGGCGTGGGTCACCTGCCCCAACGCGCTCTACGACCCCAAGATCGGGAGTGATCTCTACAACCGGTACCTCGACGAGCTGGTCCTCGCCGAGGACCTGGATTTCGACGGCGTGTGCGTCAACGAGCACCACCAGAACGCGTACGGCAACATGCCGTCGCCGAACCTGATCGCCGCGGTCCTCGCCCGACAGACGACGCGCGTGAAGATCGCCGTGGTCGGCAACGCGCTTCCGCTCTACGACCCGCCGACGCGCGTCGCCGAGGAGTTCGCCATGATCGACGTGATCAGTGGCGGGCGGCTCATTGCGGGCATGGTCGTCGGCGGAGGTCCTGAGTACTACTCGTTCTCGGTGAACCCGGCGCACGCCCGCGAGCGGTTCCAAGAGGCGCATGACCTGATCCTCAAGGCGTGGACCACGCCGGGACCGTTCGAATGGGTCAGCAAGCACTACCGCATCCGCTACGTGAACCCGTGGCCGCGGCCGATCCAGCAACCTCATCCCGAGATCTGGATCCCCGGTGCCGGGTCGCTCGAGACGATGGAGTTCGTCGCGCATCATCGCTACGCGTACATGGGCATCCCGTACTTCCACCTCGACGTGTTCAAGCGCACGTTCGGGATCTTCCGCGACGCGTGCGAAGCGGAGGGCTACGAAGCCGACCCGCTCCAGGCGGGGTGGCTGGTGCCGATCTACGTGGCCGAGACCGACGAGCAGGCCCGGCGGGAGTACGAGGAGCACCTCTGGTACTTCGTCAAGCGCCTCCTGCCAGGGATCACCATCCAGCCGCCGGGCTACACGTCGGTGCGTTCGCTCGGGAACATCCTCAAGGGCGCGGGCAGCTTCATGCTCAACGTGACGGACTGGCGCGAGATCGTGGATGGTCGGTACGCGATCGTCGGCTCGCCGGAGACGGTCACCGAGCAGCTCGTCGAGTGCGTCGGCGCGCTCGGTACCGGCAACCTGCTCGGTCTGTTCCAGCTCGGGAGCCTTCCGGCCGACCTCACGCGCGCGAACCTCACGCTCTTCGCCGAGCAGGTGATGCCCCGATTGCGCGCCGAGTTCCCCGATGGTGCGCCCGTGCTCCGTACCTCCGCTGCCGCCTGATGCCCACCGACCTCACCGAGGCACGCGTCGACGCGCCCGTCGGGTCGATCCAGGTGTACCGCGGTGGCGCCGGTCCGCAGCTCGTGTACCTCCACTCAGCCGGCGGCGAGACGCCGTTCGAGCTCCTGACCGACCTCGCCGATGACTTCGACGTCATCGCGCCCGTGTTCCCCGGGTTCGGCGAGTCGGAGGGCATCGAGGCGATCGACACGATGGAGGACGCCGTCTTCCATCTGCTCGACCTGTGGGAACGGCTCGAGCTGTCGCAACCGGTCGTGATGGGCGTGTCGCTCGGCGGTTGGATGGCGCTCGAGCTCTCGACGCGGTACCCCGACCATGCGCGTGCGCTCGTCCTCATCAACGCGGTCGGTCTCTACCTCGAGGACGCGCCGATCGCCGAGCTGTTCGGCCGGCCTCCGAACGAGCTCGCCGAGATGCTCTTCGCCGATCAGTCGCACCCGATCGCGCAGGCCATGCACTCGATGGCCGAGTTCGTCGGCGACGTCGGAATCAAGATGGAGATCCCGCTCGAGCTCGTGGTCCCGATGTGGAAGGCGCTCGGCGCGACCGCACGCCTCGGATGGGATCCCTATATGCACAGCCCGAAGCTGCGCGGCCGGCTGCGACGGGTCACGTGCCCGGTGCTCGTGGTCGCAGGAGAGCAGGATGGTTTCGTGCCGATCGAGCACGCGCGCGTGTACGCGGCGGAGCTCCCCGATGCTCGGCTCGAGTTGATGGCCGATGGTGCCCACTGGCTCCACATGGAGCTGCCGGCCGAGCTCGCTGCGCTGACCCGCGGGTTCCTCGGAGCGTAAGCGGCACCCAGATCCAGCCGTCAGGCCACCGAGTGCCGGATCGGGCACTGACGGACTCACGCCCGCCGAAGTCGGCGAGGTGGCCGGGTTGAGGGCGGCGAAGCCGCCGAGAACGGAACGGCTGACGAGCCCTACGAGGCGGTGGAGCGAGCTTCTTCGTCGGCGGCGAGGAGCATGAGGCGCAGGTCGAGGAGAAGGTCGACAATCTCCGAGGCGGCGACGAGGTCGCGGCTGCGGAACTGCTCGAGCGCCTCGTCGATCCGGCTGGTGAGTGCCTGCTCGTCCATGGTCCTGTCCTCCCGGTCACTGCAACGTAGCCGCTGCCGGGTTCCTTCCCATGTCACGTTCTTACGCCAAGGGTGTCGGCACGTTGTACCCGTAGGCTGAGAAGCCATGCTCGGCACCGGTGCGGCGGCCCCCACGTTCACGCTGTCGCAGCTCGGCGGCGGTGAGGTGAGCGATCCGTGGCGTGACGGCCCGCTGGTGCTGGCGTTCTTCAAGACGTCGTGTCCGGTGTGCCGAATGTCGGCGCCGATGATGCAGGCGATGGCCGAGAGCGGTGCCCGGGTGGTCGCCATCGGCGAGGATCCGCCCGCGGAGCTCGAGGAGTTCGCGGGCGAGGAGGGCCTTGCGGTTCCGATCCTCACTGAGCCCGTGCCCTATCCGGTGTCGGACGCATACGACCTCGACACGGTGCCGAGCCTCTTTCTCGTCGACCGCGACGGCACGGTGCTCGACACGACCGTGTCGTGGGATCGCGTGGGGTGGAACCGGCTGTCGACGGCGGCCGGCGGGGCCGAGGTGTCACACGACGGCGACGGACGCCCACCGCAGCGCCCGGGCTGAAGCAGCCGCAACGCAGACTGACCCGGTCGGGTCAGGTCGCTTCGTCGAGGCCCTGCTGGAGCGTGTACCAGGCCAACGTCGCGCACTTGATGCGCACCGGGAACTTCACGACACCCTGGAGCGCCTCGAGGTCTCCAAGCCGCACGTCGGCGTCGGCACCGTCCCCACCCTCCGTCCCTTCGAGCCCGGTCCCCTCGAGATGCGACTCGTGGATTGACATCAGGGTCTCGAATGCGCGGACGAGCTGACGGGCCTCGTCGACCGACTTGCCTTTCACGGCCGCGCTCATCATCGAGGTCGACGCCTGACTGATCGAGCAGCCCTGGCCGGCCGTGCGAACGTCGGTGACGTGACCGTTGTCGAGCTCGAGATAGAGGATCACCTCGTCTCCACACAGCGGGTTGAAGCCCTCGACCCGGTGTGCTGGCGGCACCGGGAGCTCGCCCCGGTTCCGTGGCGCGCGGTAGTGGTCGAGGATGATCTCCCGGTAGAGGTCTTCGAGGCCGGCCATCGTCCTTAGTTTCCCATGAGGTTGTTAGATCGCGAAGAACCGCTGGGCGGTTGCGAGCGCCTCGATCAGCGCGTCGACGTCGGCCTCGTCGTTGTACACGTAGAAGGACGCACGGGTCGTCGCGGGCACACCCAGCACGCGCATCAACGGTTTGGCGCAATGGTGCCCGGCTCGTACGCAGACGCCTGCCTCGTCGACGACCTGGGAGATGTCGTGCGCGTGGATGCCCTCGAAGAGGAAGGACACCGCGCCGCCGCGGCCCTCGACGTCGCGCGGCCCGTAGATGGTGAGGTCGTCGCCGAAGCGCTCCGTGAGGCGATCGAGGGCATAGCCGGTGAGCTGCTTCTCG
The nucleotide sequence above comes from Acidimicrobiia bacterium. Encoded proteins:
- a CDS encoding UPF0182 family protein, translated to MRVPTQERRPFKLRGWMIAIVVILLVLLFSLRGLAVFYTDYLWFDSLGQSGTWSGLLGAKIIPSIVFTVVFLLILLANLLIADRLAPKVRGLGPATPEDEIVVRYQQSTARYQGRIRVGIALFFALIAGIGVAAQWREWVLFTNRVDFHIEDPQFHRDVGFYVFQLPFIKFMIDWLFAGLVIVLLVTAVAHYLNGGIRFQSPLQRVTPQVKAHISVILAVMALVKTADYFFSRYELNFSDRGTVDGATYTDINAQLPALEFLTIVSVIAALLFLWNIWRRGWVLPVIAVGLWAFVSLIVGTIYPAAIQNFKVKPDEFATERKFIKRNIEATRNAFGLANVTPAQFDFTDLQQEQVATNLSTIDNARIWDPETILSPFEALQGFQSYYRINDVDVDRYLVDGQVSQVMIASRDLNSGDLPNQSWVNEHLIFTHGYGAVASPSTQTDSGNPTFYVSDVPTKNEGIELRGKGAEVYFAEKLDEYVIVNGDQSEFNYARQGQRGDAQNRYNGKDGVELSNVIRRAAFALRFGDPNPLISGQVNSESKVLMVRDVRDRAQKLAPFLKFDDDPYPVVVDNKLLWILDGYTTSDMYPYSQLTPGEGGLDGEFNYARNSVKATVDAYNGDVTFYVIDRKDPLIRAYGQAFPDLFTPQAQMPDAVRDHLRYPEDLFTVQTDVFGKYHVTDARRFYRQSERWLRSPDPIVTSQLTGNGSGRRNANRSPEINATTERQAPYYLYIRLPEDDEESFLLMQPFVPVSEGQQTRLSSFMTAKSDPQNYGELELFVMPPSKTVQGPAQVANAIDSDQNLSPKFSLLNQEGSTLVKGNLQLIPVGDSIVYIQPIYVQRKSLGYPQFQFVVAFTENRAPTFGANVAEAVNNLFGITTSDPTEPGEPTTDNRDAEQLLADAAERFAAAEAALKEGDLEAYAQLEAEGRDLVAQALRLLQQGDSGSGPTTAPTAEQASAR
- the sufB gene encoding Fe-S cluster assembly protein SufB; amino-acid sequence: MAIKDVDLGKYKLGWADSTADYAYVPKKGLNEDIVRDISGMKEEPEWMLKFRLNALKRFERKPMLEWFAKNMPDIDFDDIYYYLKPTSGEQVDDWDMLPPEIKDTYEKLGIPEAERKFLAGATAQYESETVFHRNREDLERRGIIFTDMDTAVREHPEIVQQYLGTIIPPGDNKFAALNSSVWSGGSFIYVPPGVHVDMPLQAYFRINAENAGQFERTLIIADEGSSVHYVEGCSAPVYSTDSLHSAVVELIAKPSARIRYTTIQNWSPNVYNLVTKRAKAETEATVEWIDGNIGSKLTMKYPAVVMTGPKAHGEVLSVAYAGEGMHQDAGAKMTHVAPETTSIIDSKSISKDGGRTTYRGLVKVEEGAHHVKSHVRCDALILDEQSRSDTYPYMEVEEKDARIGHEATVSKVGDDQIFYLMSRGLTQQQATAMIVNGFIEPIVKTLPMEYAVELSRLIELNMEGAVG
- the sufD gene encoding Fe-S cluster assembly protein SufD, producing MPGTHFTPNAARALGGPDWLVQRRLAAAEQLGSITWPTPAEEIWRYSRIDELDLDKYRPLGDDTLGKAGTERAPGGGPIAAEAGERAALVVVRDGRVVHHELDDALEAKGVTICDLATCAADDLRDTLGACSDASPDAFTVLHDAFLAGGALLKIPAGVVVDRPIVVLHWSEGDGCASFPHTLVVLEEGAEATVVERFGSPNHDHFVDAVVELLVGDRAHLRYLSLQEHGPRTWQVALQRAHLGREATLRSSAVALGGDYARLRSESLLAGDSAESDLVAVYFGDGHQMLDFRTLQDHDAPHTRSDLLFKGAVEDQARSVYSGLVHLRPSATKANASQTNRNLVLTEGAGAESIPNLEIEANDVRCSHASAVGPIDDDQLYYLESRGIPPAEAERLIVLGFFDDVFHRLPVASLVGPLRRTVIEKIEHRGAA
- a CDS encoding non-heme iron oxygenase ferredoxin subunit, which gives rise to MSEIAVLKVDDVKSGSARRVDVDGHRIAIVRIGDDWYALGDECSHADYSLSEGDVWEDEREIECPKHGSTFALDTGDPQTLPATQPVPVYTVRIDGDDVLVTLP